The following proteins are co-located in the Leptodactylus fuscus isolate aLepFus1 chromosome 8, aLepFus1.hap2, whole genome shotgun sequence genome:
- the ECI1 gene encoding enoyl-CoA delta isomerase 1, mitochondrial, whose protein sequence is MAALAVVRGSARARLLSGSFYVHKGSLTSLQHYRSQRAFSNNKILVELDESTGVAVMQMKSPPVNSLSLDFLTEFSISLEKLEMDRGCRGVILTSAFPRIFSAGLDITEMCGKSTEHYGAFWRAVQEMWLKLYGSNMVTIAAVNGSSPAGGCLLALCCDYRIMADDPKFAIGLNETQLGIVAPFWFKDTMTNTIGNRATEQSLQLGQMYPAPHALKIGLVDKLVPEDKVQSTAAATMTQWLSVPDHARQLTKSMMRKPAIDRLVKNREDDINNFISFISRDSIQKSLQVYMERLKQKK, encoded by the exons ATGGCGGCGCTGGCTGTGGTGAGGGGCTCGGCTCGCGCCCGGCTTCTATCAG GTTCATTCTATGTCCACAAAGGAAGCCTGACGTCATTGCAACACTACCGGAGTCAGAGGGCGTTTAGTAACAACAAGATTTTGGTAGAATTGGATGAATCAACAG GGGTGGCAGTCATGCAGATGAAGAGCCCTCCAGTGAATAGCCTCAGCCTGGACTTTCTTACAGAATTCTCCATTAGTCTGGAGAAGCTGGAAATGGACCGCGGCTGCCGGGGAGTTATCCTGACTTCT GCATTTCCCAGAATCTTCTCTGCTGGGCTGGACATCACAGAGATGTGTGGAAAAAGTACTGAGCACTATGGTGCTTTTTGGAGAGCTGTGCAGGAAATGTGGTTGAAATTATACGGGTCCAATATGGTGACGATCGCAGCAGTCAAT GGCTCAAGTCCCGCTGGTGGGTGCCTCCTGGCCTTGTGTTGTGACTACCGAATCATGGCTGACGACCCGAAATTTGCCATTGGCTTGAACGAGACCCAGCTGGGCATAGTTGCTCCATTCTG GTTTAAGGACACCATGACCAACACTATAGGCAATCGGGCAACAGAACAATCCCTTCAGCTGGGTCAAATGTATCCTGCACCTCATGCACTTAAAATTGGCCTTGTGGATAAGCTAGTTCCAGAGGATAAAGTACAGAGCACAGCAGCTGCCACAATGACCCAGTGGCTAAGTGTTCCAG ATCATGCCCGTCAGCTTACCAAATCCATGATGCGTAAGCCTGCAATCGACAGACTTGTTAAAAATCGGGAAGACGATATTAACAACTTTATCAGTTTTATCTCAAGGGACTCCATCCAGAAGTCTTTGCAGGTCTACATGGAGAGATTGAAACAGAAAAAATAA